The Synchiropus splendidus isolate RoL2022-P1 chromosome 1, RoL_Sspl_1.0, whole genome shotgun sequence genome includes a window with the following:
- the cel.2 gene encoding carboxyl ester lipase, tandem duplicate 2, with protein sequence MMALGILVAFAVFLETVSATSLGVVYTEGGMVQGENIRLGLQRHMDIFRGIPFADMPGRFEKPKPHPGWDGILKATEYRKRCLQVNLIMTETRGTEDCLYLNIWVPHGKTVSTGLPVMVWLYGGGFLVGGSMGANFLDNYLYDGQEIADRGNLIVVTLGYRVGTLGFLSTGDSDLPGNYGLWDQQAAIAWVHRNIRSFGGDPGNITIFGESAGGASVSFQTLTPHNKGLIRRAISQSGVALCPWGVIRNPRKIAEEIALKVNCPTDAKMAACLKMTDPVLLTMAGSMSLESSPDHPLLENLVLSAVIDGDFLPDEPYNLFHNAAEVDYIAGINDMDGHVFTGLDVPSINSQLVDTPIEDVKRLLASYTKKGQAALDSAFDLYSSTWGSKPSREIIKRTVVDIGTDYIFLVPTQAALYLHAASATTGRTYSYMFSEPNRLGGLAKPYPSWMGADHADDLQYVFGKPFTTPLGYWPSHRDLSGYMIAYWTNFARTGDPNNGPLSVPATWPKFTSGGHQYLEIHSDMDKGYVRQKLRMRYVHFWSSVYPTLPANLSE encoded by the exons ATGATGGCCCTGGGGATTTTAGTGGCTTTTGCTGTGTTTCTGGAGACGGTGTCCGCCACCTCG CTGGGGGTGGTGTACACAGAAGGCGGCATGGTTCAGGGTGAGAACATCCGCCTTGGCCTCCAGCGACACATGGACATCTTCCGTGGAATTCCCTTTGCAGACATGCCTGGGAGGTTTGAGAAACCAAAACCTCACCCTGGCTGGGATG GTATTCTAAAGGCCACTGAGTACAGGAAGCGATGCCTACAGGTGAACCTCATCATGACAGAGACAAGAGGCACCGAAGACTGTCTTTACCTTAACATCTGGGTTCCTCATGGCAAGACAG TCTCAACAGGCCTGCCTGTCATGGTCTGGCTCTATGGAGGGGGCTTCCTGGTTGGTGGATCCATGGGTGCCAACTTTCTGGACAACTACCTGTACGATGGTCAGGAGATTGCTGACAGGGGCAACCTCATTGTGGTGACCCTGGGATACAGAGTGGGCACTTTGGGCTTCCTGAGCACTGGAGACTCAGACCTCCCTG GAAACTATGGTCTCTGGGATCAGCAGGCCGCCATTGCTTGGGTCCACAGAAACATCCGTTCTTTCGGAGGGGACCCTGGCAACATCACCATCTTTGGGgagtcagcaggtggcgctagtgTCAGCTTTCag ACTCTAACACCCCACAACAAAGGACTCATCAGGAGAGCGATTTCCCAGAGTGGCGTTGCCCTGTGCCCTTGGGGTGTCATCAGGAACCCCAGAAAGATTGCTGAGGAG ATTGCTCTGAAGGTCAACTGTCCCACTGATGCCAAGATGGCCGCCTGCTTGAAGATGACTGACCCTGTCCTCCTCACCATGGCTGGTAGCATGAGTTTAGAGAGTTCACCTGACC ATCCTCTTCTAGAGAACCTGGTCCTGTCAGCTGTCATTGATGGTGACTTCCTACCCGATGAGCCGTACAATTTGTTCCACAATGCTGCCGAAGTGGACTACATAGCTGGCATCAATGACATGGACGGACACGTCTTTACCGGACTGGACGTTCCGTCTATCAACTCACAGCTGGTGGACACTCCAAT TGAGGATGTGAAGAGACTTCTGGCTTCTTACACGAAAAAAGGACAGGCTGCCTTGGACAGTGCTTTCGATCTGTATTCCTCAACTTGGGGATCCAAGCCCAGCAGGGAGATCATCAAAAGAACGGTGGTGGACATCGGAACCGACTACATCTTTTTGGTTCCTACTCAAGCAGCACTTTATCTTCATGCTGCCAGTGCCAC GACTGGCCGCACCTACTCCTACATGTTCTCGGAGCCAAACCGACTGGGGGGCCTGGCCAAGCCCTACCCCAGCTGGATGGGAGCAGACCATGCTGATGACCTGCAGTATGTGTTTGGAAAGCCATTTACCACTCCCCTGGGTTACTGGCCCAGTCATCGTGACCTCTCTGGCTACATGATCGCCTACTGGACCAACTTTGCCAGAACTGG GGATCCCAACAATGGTCCACTGAGTGTCCCAGCTACATGGCCAAAGTTTACCAGCGGTGGACATCAGTACCTGGAGATCCATTCAGACATGGACAAAGGATACGTTAGACAAAAGTTGAGGATGAGATATGTGCATTTCTGGAGCAGCGTCTATCCTACTCTCCCTGCAAACCTCTCTGAATAA